A part of Capsicum annuum cultivar UCD-10X-F1 chromosome 6, UCD10Xv1.1, whole genome shotgun sequence genomic DNA contains:
- the LOC107873129 gene encoding type IV inositol polyphosphate 5-phosphatase 6 isoform X5, giving the protein MINLNLDEWLHSSPPADIYVLGFQEIVPLNAGNILGAEDSGPAKKWIGLIEETLNSGPGTRGGNGCYTSSPVPNQIAEWNADFEGSSRYKASSFSHRRSLQTPQCGGMENDPSILQSRVDGRYSVCDRVIFGHRSSDFDPNREQRPSDYSYAHRPSDFSSSHRRSDYTSFHRPSDYSSGHRLSDYSGGQRPSDVSRWGSSDDEYGPGDSPTVSFSPVTNGGYVPAEDGYRMPRNLTYCLAASKQMVGIFLTVWVRGDLREHVRNMKVSCVGRGLMGYLRNKGSISISMQLHQTSFCFVCTHLTSGQKEGDELRRNSDVMEILKKTRFPQVSGLDEEKSPETILENDRVIWLGDLNYRIALSYRSAKALVEMQNWRALLGNDQLKIEQRRGRVFVGWREGKIYFPPTYKYSRNSDRYSVDDMQPKEKRRTPAWCDRILWHGGGLQQLSYVRGESRFSDHRPVFSVFLAEVESVHSRLRKMSCSSSRIEVEELLPYSHGYTELCFF; this is encoded by the exons atgatcaatttgaatctaGATGAATGGCTTCATTCCTCACCCCCTGCAGATATTTATGTGCTCGG ATTTCAGGAAATAGTTCCTTTAAATGCTGGTAATATTCTGGGAGCTGAAGACAGTGGCCCTGCCAAAAAGTGGATTGGTTTGATCGAGGAGACATTAAACAGCGGTCCTGGTACTAGAGGAGGTAATGGTTGCTACACTTCTTCTCCTGTTCCAAATCAAATTGCAGAGTGGAATGCTGATTTTGAGGGGTCAAGTAGATACAAGGCTTCGTCCTTCTCTCATCGTCGGTCACTCCAGACACCTCAGTGCGGGGGTATGGAAAATGATCCTTCAATCTTGCAATCTCGTGTGGATGGACGATACAGTGTTTGTGATCGAGTAATTTTTGGACATAGGTCTAGTGATTTTGATCCTAATAGGGAGCAGAGGCCAAGTGACTATTCCTATGCTCACAGGCCAAGTGATTTTTCATCTTCTCACAGACGAAGTGACTATACCTCTTTTCACAGGCCAAGTGATTATTCATCTGGTCATAGGCTAAGTGACTATTCCGGTGGACAAAGGCCAAGTGATGTCTCCAGATGGGGCTCATCAGATGATGAATATGGACCTGGAGATTCACCTACTGTTTCATTTTCACCTGTGACAAATGGAGGGTATGTTCCTGCAGAAGATGGTTATAGAATGCCTAGAAATTTAACCTACTGTTTAGCAGCAAGTAAACAAATGGTTGGCATTTTTCTCACCGTATGGGTGCGGGGTGATTTGAGGGAACATGTTCGGAATATGAAGGTATCATGTGTTGGGAGAGGATTGATGGGATACCTCAGGAATAAG GGCTCTATTTCAATCAGTATGCAGTTGCATCAAACAAGTTTTTGCTTTGTCTGCACTCACTTAACCTCTGGTCAGAAAGAGGGTGATGAGTTGCGCAGAAATTCTGATGTCATGGAGATCCTAAAGAAAACAAGATTTCCTCAAGTTAGTGGTCTGGATGAAGAGAAGTCACCAGAAACTATTCTTGAGAACGA CCGGGTTATTTGGCTTGGGGATCTGAACTATCGAATTGCACTCTCTTATCGTTCTGCAAAAGCACTTGTTGAGATGCAAAACTGGAGAGCATTGTTGGGAAATGACCAG CTGAAGATAGAACAGAGACGCGGTCGAGTTTTTGTGGGATGGAGAGAAGGAAAGATATATTTCCCaccaacatataaatattctaggAATTCAGATAGGTATTCTGTTGATGACATGCAACCAAAGGAGAAGCGCCGAACGCCTGCATG GTGTGATCGTATTTTGTGGCATGGAGGGGGTCTCCAACAGCTGTCTTATGTCCGCGGGGAATCTAGATTTTCAGATCATAGACCTGTTTTCAGTGTGTTTTTGGCcgaagttgagtcggtacacagcagattgaggaaaatgagttgttCAAGCTCAAGAATTGAGGTGGAGGAGCTCTTGCCCTACTCACATGGTTATACTGAACTCTGCTTCTTTTGA
- the LOC107873129 gene encoding type IV inositol polyphosphate 5-phosphatase 6 isoform X6, which produces MSGEQAYQNGNIALSRRAKKEKSTRGMEHLPRGSVNLDHPKIINVQNYRVFVSTWNVGGESPMINLNLDEWLHSSPPADIYVLGFQEIVPLNAGNILGAEDSGPAKKWIGLIEETLNSGPGTRGGNGCYTSSPVPNQIAEWNADFEGSSRYKASSFSHRRSLQTPQCGGMENDPSILQSRVDGRYSVCDRVIFGHRSSDFDPNREQRPSDYSYAHRPSDFSSSHRRSDYTSFHRPSDYSSGHRLSDYSGGQRPSDVSRWGSSDDEYGPGDSPTVSFSPVTNGGYVPAEDGYRMPRNLTYCLAASKQMVGIFLTVWVRGDLREHVRNMKVSCVGRGLMGYLRNKGSISISMQLHQTSFCFVCTHLTSGQKEGDELRRNSDVMEILKKTRFPQVSGLDEEKSPETILENDRVIWLGDLNYRIALSYRSAKALVEMQNWRALLGNDQLKIEQRRGRVFVGWREGKIYFPPTYKYSRNSDRYSVDDMQPKEKRRTPAWCDRILWHGGGLQQLSYVRGESRFSDHRPVFSVFLAEVESVHSRLRKMSCSSSRIEVEELLPYSHGYTELCFF; this is translated from the exons ATGAGTGGAGAACAAGCATATCAGAATGGGAACATTGCACTATCAAGAAGAGCAAAAAA AGAAAAATCAACCAGGGGTATGGAGCATCTTCCACGAGGGAGTGTTAATCTTGATCACCCTAAGATTATAAATGTACAAAATTATAG AGTCTTTGTATCTACATGGAATGTGGGCGGAGAATCAccaatgatcaatttgaatctaGATGAATGGCTTCATTCCTCACCCCCTGCAGATATTTATGTGCTCGG ATTTCAGGAAATAGTTCCTTTAAATGCTGGTAATATTCTGGGAGCTGAAGACAGTGGCCCTGCCAAAAAGTGGATTGGTTTGATCGAGGAGACATTAAACAGCGGTCCTGGTACTAGAGGAGGTAATGGTTGCTACACTTCTTCTCCTGTTCCAAATCAAATTGCAGAGTGGAATGCTGATTTTGAGGGGTCAAGTAGATACAAGGCTTCGTCCTTCTCTCATCGTCGGTCACTCCAGACACCTCAGTGCGGGGGTATGGAAAATGATCCTTCAATCTTGCAATCTCGTGTGGATGGACGATACAGTGTTTGTGATCGAGTAATTTTTGGACATAGGTCTAGTGATTTTGATCCTAATAGGGAGCAGAGGCCAAGTGACTATTCCTATGCTCACAGGCCAAGTGATTTTTCATCTTCTCACAGACGAAGTGACTATACCTCTTTTCACAGGCCAAGTGATTATTCATCTGGTCATAGGCTAAGTGACTATTCCGGTGGACAAAGGCCAAGTGATGTCTCCAGATGGGGCTCATCAGATGATGAATATGGACCTGGAGATTCACCTACTGTTTCATTTTCACCTGTGACAAATGGAGGGTATGTTCCTGCAGAAGATGGTTATAGAATGCCTAGAAATTTAACCTACTGTTTAGCAGCAAGTAAACAAATGGTTGGCATTTTTCTCACCGTATGGGTGCGGGGTGATTTGAGGGAACATGTTCGGAATATGAAGGTATCATGTGTTGGGAGAGGATTGATGGGATACCTCAGGAATAAG GGCTCTATTTCAATCAGTATGCAGTTGCATCAAACAAGTTTTTGCTTTGTCTGCACTCACTTAACCTCTGGTCAGAAAGAGGGTGATGAGTTGCGCAGAAATTCTGATGTCATGGAGATCCTAAAGAAAACAAGATTTCCTCAAGTTAGTGGTCTGGATGAAGAGAAGTCACCAGAAACTATTCTTGAGAACGA CCGGGTTATTTGGCTTGGGGATCTGAACTATCGAATTGCACTCTCTTATCGTTCTGCAAAAGCACTTGTTGAGATGCAAAACTGGAGAGCATTGTTGGGAAATGACCAG CTGAAGATAGAACAGAGACGCGGTCGAGTTTTTGTGGGATGGAGAGAAGGAAAGATATATTTCCCaccaacatataaatattctaggAATTCAGATAGGTATTCTGTTGATGACATGCAACCAAAGGAGAAGCGCCGAACGCCTGCATG GTGTGATCGTATTTTGTGGCATGGAGGGGGTCTCCAACAGCTGTCTTATGTCCGCGGGGAATCTAGATTTTCAGATCATAGACCTGTTTTCAGTGTGTTTTTGGCcgaagttgagtcggtacacagcagattgaggaaaatgagttgttCAAGCTCAAGAATTGAGGTGGAGGAGCTCTTGCCCTACTCACATGGTTATACTGAACTCTGCTTCTTTTGA
- the LOC107873129 gene encoding type IV inositol polyphosphate 5-phosphatase 6 isoform X4 produces MEHLPRGSVNLDHPKIINVQNYRVFVSTWNVGGESPMINLNLDEWLHSSPPADIYVLGFQEIVPLNAGNILGAEDSGPAKKWIGLIEETLNSGPGTRGGNGCYTSSPVPNQIAEWNADFEGSSRYKASSFSHRRSLQTPQCGGMENDPSILQSRVDGRYSVCDRVIFGHRSSDFDPNREQRPSDYSYAHRPSDFSSSHRRSDYTSFHRPSDYSSGHRLSDYSGGQRPSDVSRWGSSDDEYGPGDSPTVSFSPVTNGGYVPAEDGYRMPRNLTYCLAASKQMVGIFLTVWVRGDLREHVRNMKVSCVGRGLMGYLRNKGSISISMQLHQTSFCFVCTHLTSGQKEGDELRRNSDVMEILKKTRFPQVSGLDEEKSPETILENDRVIWLGDLNYRIALSYRSAKALVEMQNWRALLGNDQLKIEQRRGRVFVGWREGKIYFPPTYKYSRNSDRYSVDDMQPKEKRRTPAWCDRILWHGGGLQQLSYVRGESRFSDHRPVFSVFLAEVESVHSRLRKMSCSSSRIEVEELLPYSHGYTELCFF; encoded by the exons ATGGAGCATCTTCCACGAGGGAGTGTTAATCTTGATCACCCTAAGATTATAAATGTACAAAATTATAG AGTCTTTGTATCTACATGGAATGTGGGCGGAGAATCAccaatgatcaatttgaatctaGATGAATGGCTTCATTCCTCACCCCCTGCAGATATTTATGTGCTCGG ATTTCAGGAAATAGTTCCTTTAAATGCTGGTAATATTCTGGGAGCTGAAGACAGTGGCCCTGCCAAAAAGTGGATTGGTTTGATCGAGGAGACATTAAACAGCGGTCCTGGTACTAGAGGAGGTAATGGTTGCTACACTTCTTCTCCTGTTCCAAATCAAATTGCAGAGTGGAATGCTGATTTTGAGGGGTCAAGTAGATACAAGGCTTCGTCCTTCTCTCATCGTCGGTCACTCCAGACACCTCAGTGCGGGGGTATGGAAAATGATCCTTCAATCTTGCAATCTCGTGTGGATGGACGATACAGTGTTTGTGATCGAGTAATTTTTGGACATAGGTCTAGTGATTTTGATCCTAATAGGGAGCAGAGGCCAAGTGACTATTCCTATGCTCACAGGCCAAGTGATTTTTCATCTTCTCACAGACGAAGTGACTATACCTCTTTTCACAGGCCAAGTGATTATTCATCTGGTCATAGGCTAAGTGACTATTCCGGTGGACAAAGGCCAAGTGATGTCTCCAGATGGGGCTCATCAGATGATGAATATGGACCTGGAGATTCACCTACTGTTTCATTTTCACCTGTGACAAATGGAGGGTATGTTCCTGCAGAAGATGGTTATAGAATGCCTAGAAATTTAACCTACTGTTTAGCAGCAAGTAAACAAATGGTTGGCATTTTTCTCACCGTATGGGTGCGGGGTGATTTGAGGGAACATGTTCGGAATATGAAGGTATCATGTGTTGGGAGAGGATTGATGGGATACCTCAGGAATAAG GGCTCTATTTCAATCAGTATGCAGTTGCATCAAACAAGTTTTTGCTTTGTCTGCACTCACTTAACCTCTGGTCAGAAAGAGGGTGATGAGTTGCGCAGAAATTCTGATGTCATGGAGATCCTAAAGAAAACAAGATTTCCTCAAGTTAGTGGTCTGGATGAAGAGAAGTCACCAGAAACTATTCTTGAGAACGA CCGGGTTATTTGGCTTGGGGATCTGAACTATCGAATTGCACTCTCTTATCGTTCTGCAAAAGCACTTGTTGAGATGCAAAACTGGAGAGCATTGTTGGGAAATGACCAG CTGAAGATAGAACAGAGACGCGGTCGAGTTTTTGTGGGATGGAGAGAAGGAAAGATATATTTCCCaccaacatataaatattctaggAATTCAGATAGGTATTCTGTTGATGACATGCAACCAAAGGAGAAGCGCCGAACGCCTGCATG GTGTGATCGTATTTTGTGGCATGGAGGGGGTCTCCAACAGCTGTCTTATGTCCGCGGGGAATCTAGATTTTCAGATCATAGACCTGTTTTCAGTGTGTTTTTGGCcgaagttgagtcggtacacagcagattgaggaaaatgagttgttCAAGCTCAAGAATTGAGGTGGAGGAGCTCTTGCCCTACTCACATGGTTATACTGAACTCTGCTTCTTTTGA
- the LOC107873129 gene encoding type IV inositol polyphosphate 5-phosphatase 7 isoform X1: MRDEYSKKSKLSWSRKLVRKWFNLKGKTVEFQSDESVVYGGSYEWRTSISEWEHCTIKKSKKEKSTRGMEHLPRGSVNLDHPKIINVQNYRVFVSTWNVGGESPMINLNLDEWLHSSPPADIYVLGFQEIVPLNAGNILGAEDSGPAKKWIGLIEETLNSGPGTRGGNGCYTSSPVPNQIAEWNADFEGSSRYKASSFSHRRSLQTPQCGGMENDPSILQSRVDGRYSVCDRVIFGHRSSDFDPNREQRPSDYSYAHRPSDFSSSHRRSDYTSFHRPSDYSSGHRLSDYSGGQRPSDVSRWGSSDDEYGPGDSPTVSFSPVTNGGYVPAEDGYRMPRNLTYCLAASKQMVGIFLTVWVRGDLREHVRNMKVSCVGRGLMGYLRNKGSISISMQLHQTSFCFVCTHLTSGQKEGDELRRNSDVMEILKKTRFPQVSGLDEEKSPETILENDRVIWLGDLNYRIALSYRSAKALVEMQNWRALLGNDQLKIEQRRGRVFVGWREGKIYFPPTYKYSRNSDRYSVDDMQPKEKRRTPAWCDRILWHGGGLQQLSYVRGESRFSDHRPVFSVFLAEVESVHSRLRKMSCSSSRIEVEELLPYSHGYTELCFF, encoded by the exons ATGAGGGATGAGTATTCCAAGAAAAGCAAG TTGTCTTGGTCCAGAAAATTGGTTCGGAAATGGTTCAATTTAAAGGGCAAAACTGTTGAATTCCAATCTGATGAATCTGTTGTCTATGGAG GAAGTTATGAGTGGAGAACAAGCATATCAGAATGGGAACATTGCACTATCAAGAAGAGCAAAAAAG AAAAATCAACCAGGGGTATGGAGCATCTTCCACGAGGGAGTGTTAATCTTGATCACCCTAAGATTATAAATGTACAAAATTATAG AGTCTTTGTATCTACATGGAATGTGGGCGGAGAATCAccaatgatcaatttgaatctaGATGAATGGCTTCATTCCTCACCCCCTGCAGATATTTATGTGCTCGG ATTTCAGGAAATAGTTCCTTTAAATGCTGGTAATATTCTGGGAGCTGAAGACAGTGGCCCTGCCAAAAAGTGGATTGGTTTGATCGAGGAGACATTAAACAGCGGTCCTGGTACTAGAGGAGGTAATGGTTGCTACACTTCTTCTCCTGTTCCAAATCAAATTGCAGAGTGGAATGCTGATTTTGAGGGGTCAAGTAGATACAAGGCTTCGTCCTTCTCTCATCGTCGGTCACTCCAGACACCTCAGTGCGGGGGTATGGAAAATGATCCTTCAATCTTGCAATCTCGTGTGGATGGACGATACAGTGTTTGTGATCGAGTAATTTTTGGACATAGGTCTAGTGATTTTGATCCTAATAGGGAGCAGAGGCCAAGTGACTATTCCTATGCTCACAGGCCAAGTGATTTTTCATCTTCTCACAGACGAAGTGACTATACCTCTTTTCACAGGCCAAGTGATTATTCATCTGGTCATAGGCTAAGTGACTATTCCGGTGGACAAAGGCCAAGTGATGTCTCCAGATGGGGCTCATCAGATGATGAATATGGACCTGGAGATTCACCTACTGTTTCATTTTCACCTGTGACAAATGGAGGGTATGTTCCTGCAGAAGATGGTTATAGAATGCCTAGAAATTTAACCTACTGTTTAGCAGCAAGTAAACAAATGGTTGGCATTTTTCTCACCGTATGGGTGCGGGGTGATTTGAGGGAACATGTTCGGAATATGAAGGTATCATGTGTTGGGAGAGGATTGATGGGATACCTCAGGAATAAG GGCTCTATTTCAATCAGTATGCAGTTGCATCAAACAAGTTTTTGCTTTGTCTGCACTCACTTAACCTCTGGTCAGAAAGAGGGTGATGAGTTGCGCAGAAATTCTGATGTCATGGAGATCCTAAAGAAAACAAGATTTCCTCAAGTTAGTGGTCTGGATGAAGAGAAGTCACCAGAAACTATTCTTGAGAACGA CCGGGTTATTTGGCTTGGGGATCTGAACTATCGAATTGCACTCTCTTATCGTTCTGCAAAAGCACTTGTTGAGATGCAAAACTGGAGAGCATTGTTGGGAAATGACCAG CTGAAGATAGAACAGAGACGCGGTCGAGTTTTTGTGGGATGGAGAGAAGGAAAGATATATTTCCCaccaacatataaatattctaggAATTCAGATAGGTATTCTGTTGATGACATGCAACCAAAGGAGAAGCGCCGAACGCCTGCATG GTGTGATCGTATTTTGTGGCATGGAGGGGGTCTCCAACAGCTGTCTTATGTCCGCGGGGAATCTAGATTTTCAGATCATAGACCTGTTTTCAGTGTGTTTTTGGCcgaagttgagtcggtacacagcagattgaggaaaatgagttgttCAAGCTCAAGAATTGAGGTGGAGGAGCTCTTGCCCTACTCACATGGTTATACTGAACTCTGCTTCTTTTGA
- the LOC107873129 gene encoding type IV inositol polyphosphate 5-phosphatase 7 isoform X2 — protein MSIPRKARKLVRKWFNLKGKTVEFQSDESVVYGGSYEWRTSISEWEHCTIKKSKKEKSTRGMEHLPRGSVNLDHPKIINVQNYRVFVSTWNVGGESPMINLNLDEWLHSSPPADIYVLGFQEIVPLNAGNILGAEDSGPAKKWIGLIEETLNSGPGTRGGNGCYTSSPVPNQIAEWNADFEGSSRYKASSFSHRRSLQTPQCGGMENDPSILQSRVDGRYSVCDRVIFGHRSSDFDPNREQRPSDYSYAHRPSDFSSSHRRSDYTSFHRPSDYSSGHRLSDYSGGQRPSDVSRWGSSDDEYGPGDSPTVSFSPVTNGGYVPAEDGYRMPRNLTYCLAASKQMVGIFLTVWVRGDLREHVRNMKVSCVGRGLMGYLRNKGSISISMQLHQTSFCFVCTHLTSGQKEGDELRRNSDVMEILKKTRFPQVSGLDEEKSPETILENDRVIWLGDLNYRIALSYRSAKALVEMQNWRALLGNDQLKIEQRRGRVFVGWREGKIYFPPTYKYSRNSDRYSVDDMQPKEKRRTPAWCDRILWHGGGLQQLSYVRGESRFSDHRPVFSVFLAEVESVHSRLRKMSCSSSRIEVEELLPYSHGYTELCFF, from the exons ATGAGTATTCCAAGAAAAGCAAG AAAATTGGTTCGGAAATGGTTCAATTTAAAGGGCAAAACTGTTGAATTCCAATCTGATGAATCTGTTGTCTATGGAG GAAGTTATGAGTGGAGAACAAGCATATCAGAATGGGAACATTGCACTATCAAGAAGAGCAAAAAAG AAAAATCAACCAGGGGTATGGAGCATCTTCCACGAGGGAGTGTTAATCTTGATCACCCTAAGATTATAAATGTACAAAATTATAG AGTCTTTGTATCTACATGGAATGTGGGCGGAGAATCAccaatgatcaatttgaatctaGATGAATGGCTTCATTCCTCACCCCCTGCAGATATTTATGTGCTCGG ATTTCAGGAAATAGTTCCTTTAAATGCTGGTAATATTCTGGGAGCTGAAGACAGTGGCCCTGCCAAAAAGTGGATTGGTTTGATCGAGGAGACATTAAACAGCGGTCCTGGTACTAGAGGAGGTAATGGTTGCTACACTTCTTCTCCTGTTCCAAATCAAATTGCAGAGTGGAATGCTGATTTTGAGGGGTCAAGTAGATACAAGGCTTCGTCCTTCTCTCATCGTCGGTCACTCCAGACACCTCAGTGCGGGGGTATGGAAAATGATCCTTCAATCTTGCAATCTCGTGTGGATGGACGATACAGTGTTTGTGATCGAGTAATTTTTGGACATAGGTCTAGTGATTTTGATCCTAATAGGGAGCAGAGGCCAAGTGACTATTCCTATGCTCACAGGCCAAGTGATTTTTCATCTTCTCACAGACGAAGTGACTATACCTCTTTTCACAGGCCAAGTGATTATTCATCTGGTCATAGGCTAAGTGACTATTCCGGTGGACAAAGGCCAAGTGATGTCTCCAGATGGGGCTCATCAGATGATGAATATGGACCTGGAGATTCACCTACTGTTTCATTTTCACCTGTGACAAATGGAGGGTATGTTCCTGCAGAAGATGGTTATAGAATGCCTAGAAATTTAACCTACTGTTTAGCAGCAAGTAAACAAATGGTTGGCATTTTTCTCACCGTATGGGTGCGGGGTGATTTGAGGGAACATGTTCGGAATATGAAGGTATCATGTGTTGGGAGAGGATTGATGGGATACCTCAGGAATAAG GGCTCTATTTCAATCAGTATGCAGTTGCATCAAACAAGTTTTTGCTTTGTCTGCACTCACTTAACCTCTGGTCAGAAAGAGGGTGATGAGTTGCGCAGAAATTCTGATGTCATGGAGATCCTAAAGAAAACAAGATTTCCTCAAGTTAGTGGTCTGGATGAAGAGAAGTCACCAGAAACTATTCTTGAGAACGA CCGGGTTATTTGGCTTGGGGATCTGAACTATCGAATTGCACTCTCTTATCGTTCTGCAAAAGCACTTGTTGAGATGCAAAACTGGAGAGCATTGTTGGGAAATGACCAG CTGAAGATAGAACAGAGACGCGGTCGAGTTTTTGTGGGATGGAGAGAAGGAAAGATATATTTCCCaccaacatataaatattctaggAATTCAGATAGGTATTCTGTTGATGACATGCAACCAAAGGAGAAGCGCCGAACGCCTGCATG GTGTGATCGTATTTTGTGGCATGGAGGGGGTCTCCAACAGCTGTCTTATGTCCGCGGGGAATCTAGATTTTCAGATCATAGACCTGTTTTCAGTGTGTTTTTGGCcgaagttgagtcggtacacagcagattgaggaaaatgagttgttCAAGCTCAAGAATTGAGGTGGAGGAGCTCTTGCCCTACTCACATGGTTATACTGAACTCTGCTTCTTTTGA
- the LOC107873129 gene encoding type IV inositol polyphosphate 5-phosphatase 6 isoform X3, with protein sequence MGTLHYQEEQKEKSTRGMEHLPRGSVNLDHPKIINVQNYRVFVSTWNVGGESPMINLNLDEWLHSSPPADIYVLGFQEIVPLNAGNILGAEDSGPAKKWIGLIEETLNSGPGTRGGNGCYTSSPVPNQIAEWNADFEGSSRYKASSFSHRRSLQTPQCGGMENDPSILQSRVDGRYSVCDRVIFGHRSSDFDPNREQRPSDYSYAHRPSDFSSSHRRSDYTSFHRPSDYSSGHRLSDYSGGQRPSDVSRWGSSDDEYGPGDSPTVSFSPVTNGGYVPAEDGYRMPRNLTYCLAASKQMVGIFLTVWVRGDLREHVRNMKVSCVGRGLMGYLRNKGSISISMQLHQTSFCFVCTHLTSGQKEGDELRRNSDVMEILKKTRFPQVSGLDEEKSPETILENDRVIWLGDLNYRIALSYRSAKALVEMQNWRALLGNDQLKIEQRRGRVFVGWREGKIYFPPTYKYSRNSDRYSVDDMQPKEKRRTPAWCDRILWHGGGLQQLSYVRGESRFSDHRPVFSVFLAEVESVHSRLRKMSCSSSRIEVEELLPYSHGYTELCFF encoded by the exons ATGGGAACATTGCACTATCAAGAAGAGCAAAA AGAAAAATCAACCAGGGGTATGGAGCATCTTCCACGAGGGAGTGTTAATCTTGATCACCCTAAGATTATAAATGTACAAAATTATAG AGTCTTTGTATCTACATGGAATGTGGGCGGAGAATCAccaatgatcaatttgaatctaGATGAATGGCTTCATTCCTCACCCCCTGCAGATATTTATGTGCTCGG ATTTCAGGAAATAGTTCCTTTAAATGCTGGTAATATTCTGGGAGCTGAAGACAGTGGCCCTGCCAAAAAGTGGATTGGTTTGATCGAGGAGACATTAAACAGCGGTCCTGGTACTAGAGGAGGTAATGGTTGCTACACTTCTTCTCCTGTTCCAAATCAAATTGCAGAGTGGAATGCTGATTTTGAGGGGTCAAGTAGATACAAGGCTTCGTCCTTCTCTCATCGTCGGTCACTCCAGACACCTCAGTGCGGGGGTATGGAAAATGATCCTTCAATCTTGCAATCTCGTGTGGATGGACGATACAGTGTTTGTGATCGAGTAATTTTTGGACATAGGTCTAGTGATTTTGATCCTAATAGGGAGCAGAGGCCAAGTGACTATTCCTATGCTCACAGGCCAAGTGATTTTTCATCTTCTCACAGACGAAGTGACTATACCTCTTTTCACAGGCCAAGTGATTATTCATCTGGTCATAGGCTAAGTGACTATTCCGGTGGACAAAGGCCAAGTGATGTCTCCAGATGGGGCTCATCAGATGATGAATATGGACCTGGAGATTCACCTACTGTTTCATTTTCACCTGTGACAAATGGAGGGTATGTTCCTGCAGAAGATGGTTATAGAATGCCTAGAAATTTAACCTACTGTTTAGCAGCAAGTAAACAAATGGTTGGCATTTTTCTCACCGTATGGGTGCGGGGTGATTTGAGGGAACATGTTCGGAATATGAAGGTATCATGTGTTGGGAGAGGATTGATGGGATACCTCAGGAATAAG GGCTCTATTTCAATCAGTATGCAGTTGCATCAAACAAGTTTTTGCTTTGTCTGCACTCACTTAACCTCTGGTCAGAAAGAGGGTGATGAGTTGCGCAGAAATTCTGATGTCATGGAGATCCTAAAGAAAACAAGATTTCCTCAAGTTAGTGGTCTGGATGAAGAGAAGTCACCAGAAACTATTCTTGAGAACGA CCGGGTTATTTGGCTTGGGGATCTGAACTATCGAATTGCACTCTCTTATCGTTCTGCAAAAGCACTTGTTGAGATGCAAAACTGGAGAGCATTGTTGGGAAATGACCAG CTGAAGATAGAACAGAGACGCGGTCGAGTTTTTGTGGGATGGAGAGAAGGAAAGATATATTTCCCaccaacatataaatattctaggAATTCAGATAGGTATTCTGTTGATGACATGCAACCAAAGGAGAAGCGCCGAACGCCTGCATG GTGTGATCGTATTTTGTGGCATGGAGGGGGTCTCCAACAGCTGTCTTATGTCCGCGGGGAATCTAGATTTTCAGATCATAGACCTGTTTTCAGTGTGTTTTTGGCcgaagttgagtcggtacacagcagattgaggaaaatgagttgttCAAGCTCAAGAATTGAGGTGGAGGAGCTCTTGCCCTACTCACATGGTTATACTGAACTCTGCTTCTTTTGA